From Meles meles chromosome 5, mMelMel3.1 paternal haplotype, whole genome shotgun sequence, one genomic window encodes:
- the EEF1E1 gene encoding eukaryotic translation elongation factor 1 epsilon-1, producing MAAAAELTLLEKSLGLSKGNKYSAQGERQIPVLQTNNGPSLTGLTTIAAHLVKQANKEYLLGNTAEEKAIVQQWLEYRVTRVDGHSNKDDIRTLLKDLNSYLEDKVYLTGYNFTLADILLYYGLHRFIVDLTVQEKEKYLNVSRWFCHIQHYPGIRQHLSVVVFIKNRLYTNAH from the exons ATGGCGGCGGCAGCCGAATTGACGCTGCTGGAGAAATCCCTGGGGCTGAGTAAAGGGAACAAATACAGCGCTCAGGGCGAGCGCCAG attccagTTCTTCAGACAAACAATGGTCCAAGTCTAACAGGACTCACTACTATAGCAGCTCATCTTGTCAAGCAGGCCAACAAAGAATATTTGCTGGGGAACACTGCAGAAGAAAAAGCAATCGTTCAGCAGTGGTTGGAATACAGGGTAACTCGAGTAGATGGACACTCCAATAAAGACGATATCCGCACTCTGTTGAAG gaTCTTAATTCATATCTTGAAGATAAAGTCTACCTTACAGGATATAACTTTACCTTAGCAGATATCCTATTGTACTATGGACTTCATCGCTTTATA GTTGACCTGACAGttcaagaaaaggagaaatatctTAATGTGTCTCGCTGGTTTTGTCACATTCAGCATTATCCAGGGATCAGGCAACATCTGTCCGTTGTTGTCTTCATCAAGAACAGACTATATACCAATGCCCACTAG